Proteins found in one Pontibacter sp. SGAir0037 genomic segment:
- a CDS encoding DEAD/DEAH box helicase: MSFASLGLSAPLLKAIEDLGYTQPYPIQSEAIPAILKGKDVTGIAKTGSGKTAGYVLPVLELLKNKKISRNRYIKALVLVPTRELAVQVGEVFQAFSRHLLRRVKSLAVFGGVSINPQMMQLSGVEVLVATPGRLLDLISSNAVHLSEVEVLVLDEADKMLNLGFQEEVNKVLALLPAKRQNILFSATKGEEVEAYLSDLLQDPFRIEIEEEAVVPDLIDQVAYQTPAERKGPLLRYLIQQENMEQVLVFTSSIRAADNVVGKLMKNGVAAAAFHGEKSQGGRTEALKQFKAGKIRVLVATDLASRGIDIKFLPFVINYELPRSPKDYVHRIGRTGRAEASGKAISLVTPEDEHHFRIIQKKMGKRVPMLPTDDINLQGY, translated from the coding sequence ATGTCATTTGCTTCTCTTGGTTTGTCTGCTCCTCTTCTAAAAGCCATAGAAGACCTCGGTTATACACAGCCTTACCCGATTCAGTCAGAGGCCATTCCTGCCATTTTAAAAGGAAAGGATGTAACTGGAATAGCCAAGACAGGCTCCGGGAAAACAGCAGGCTATGTATTACCGGTGCTCGAGTTGCTTAAAAACAAGAAGATTTCCCGTAACAGGTACATTAAAGCATTGGTGCTGGTGCCAACCCGGGAACTGGCGGTGCAGGTAGGGGAGGTGTTTCAGGCTTTCAGCAGGCACCTGTTGCGCCGGGTAAAGTCGCTGGCGGTATTCGGAGGGGTTTCCATTAATCCGCAGATGATGCAGCTGAGTGGTGTGGAGGTACTGGTAGCTACTCCCGGAAGGTTACTTGATCTCATTTCTTCCAACGCGGTACACCTTTCCGAGGTAGAGGTGCTGGTGCTGGATGAGGCCGATAAAATGCTGAACCTGGGCTTTCAGGAAGAGGTGAACAAGGTGCTGGCGCTGCTGCCGGCAAAAAGACAGAATATTCTATTTTCCGCTACCAAAGGCGAAGAAGTAGAGGCTTACCTGAGCGACTTACTGCAGGATCCATTCAGAATCGAAATTGAGGAAGAGGCTGTTGTTCCCGATTTGATCGATCAGGTAGCTTACCAGACTCCGGCTGAGCGCAAAGGGCCTTTACTGCGTTACCTGATTCAGCAGGAGAATATGGAGCAGGTGCTGGTATTCACTTCCTCTATCAGGGCGGCAGACAATGTGGTCGGGAAGCTTATGAAAAACGGTGTAGCAGCGGCGGCCTTTCATGGCGAGAAAAGCCAGGGAGGCAGAACCGAAGCTCTCAAGCAGTTCAAAGCAGGTAAAATAAGGGTATTGGTCGCAACTGACCTGGCCTCACGCGGTATAGATATTAAATTTCTGCCCTTCGTGATTAATTACGAGCTGCCGCGTTCGCCGAAAGACTATGTGCACCGGATTGGCAGAACAGGCAGAGCAGAAGCATCCGGGAAAGCAATCTCTTTGGTAACGCCGGAAGATGAACACCACTTCCGTATCATACAAAAGAAAATGGGCAAGCGTGTTCCCATGCTGCCTACCGACGATATTAATTTACAGGGTTACTAA
- a CDS encoding glycoside hydrolase family 26 protein produces MKRNLLLTLIFLILTAGCLHAQKAKPIDAKATAETKALFKNLRKLSQNHTLFGHQHATEYGHGWRNEPGRSDVKSVTGSHPAVIGVDFSGFSGRAPEAIQKAKEDLRNNVVDTYNRGGLTTVAWHFSNPVSQGGFYWADSVSVAAVPMLIPGGEAHEQYKEILNGIGEWAHSIKGADGNLVPVIFRPYHEFDGGWFWWGAPHTSREDFITLWRFTVSYLRDSLGVHNFIYAFSPDNKFESEADFLERYPGDEWVDMVGMDNYADMGRDRYDLETAFRKLKIVSDYAIKAGKLAAFTETGLESIPNPTWWTETLLKVMKRDDLRLAYVLVWRNDMRSPTHYYAPYPGHESVPDFIKFYSDPYTLFEKDLDNIYKRKKFLGIF; encoded by the coding sequence ATGAAGAGAAACCTTTTACTCACGCTAATATTCCTTATACTTACTGCTGGCTGTCTACATGCTCAGAAAGCTAAGCCAATCGATGCGAAGGCAACGGCAGAAACCAAAGCCTTGTTTAAGAATCTCCGGAAGCTTTCTCAAAATCATACCCTGTTCGGGCATCAGCACGCTACGGAGTACGGGCACGGCTGGAGAAATGAGCCAGGCCGTTCCGATGTAAAGTCTGTAACAGGTTCGCATCCTGCAGTTATTGGTGTTGACTTTAGCGGTTTTTCAGGCCGGGCACCGGAGGCAATTCAAAAAGCGAAAGAAGACCTGCGCAACAATGTTGTGGACACCTATAACAGGGGAGGCCTGACTACGGTAGCCTGGCACTTTTCAAACCCTGTTTCCCAGGGTGGTTTTTACTGGGCCGATTCTGTATCGGTTGCAGCAGTGCCTATGCTTATACCCGGTGGTGAAGCCCATGAGCAGTATAAGGAAATATTGAATGGTATCGGGGAATGGGCGCATAGTATCAAAGGAGCAGATGGAAACTTAGTGCCCGTAATTTTCAGGCCATATCATGAGTTTGACGGTGGCTGGTTCTGGTGGGGTGCTCCCCATACATCCCGCGAAGACTTTATTACGCTCTGGCGCTTTACTGTTTCTTACCTGCGCGACAGCCTGGGGGTGCATAACTTTATCTATGCGTTTTCGCCTGATAATAAATTTGAGTCAGAGGCAGATTTTCTGGAGCGTTACCCTGGGGATGAATGGGTAGATATGGTGGGAATGGACAATTACGCAGATATGGGGCGCGACAGGTATGACCTGGAAACTGCCTTTAGAAAACTGAAAATTGTATCAGACTATGCGATAAAAGCAGGCAAACTGGCTGCCTTTACCGAAACCGGACTGGAGTCGATTCCTAACCCAACCTGGTGGACGGAAACACTGCTGAAGGTGATGAAACGGGATGACCTGCGATTGGCTTATGTGCTGGTGTGGCGAAACGATATGCGTAGCCCAACCCACTACTATGCTCCTTATCCTGGTCATGAAAGTGTGCCTGACTTTATCAAATTTTACAGCGACCCTTATACGCTATTCGAAAAAGACTTAGATAACATTTATAAGCGGAAGAAATTTTTAGGCATCTTTTAG
- the ung gene encoding uracil-DNA glycosylase — MTVKIEESWQNVLQDEFEKPYFKNLVAFVKDEYASQKVYPPGNQIFNAFAMCPFDEVKVVILGQDPYHGPNQANGLAFSVSDKVRTPPSLINIFKEIKSDLGKDLPPTGNLERWAKQGVLLLNATLTVRAGAAGSHQKKGWEDFTDAVIKQVNDRKEGVVFMLWGAYAQKKGAFIDAGKHLVLQAAHPSPFAADRGFFGSRHFSKANAYLESQGKEPIVW; from the coding sequence ATGACTGTAAAGATAGAAGAAAGCTGGCAAAATGTATTACAAGATGAATTTGAAAAACCGTATTTCAAAAACCTTGTAGCCTTTGTTAAAGACGAATACGCCAGCCAAAAAGTTTACCCGCCCGGCAACCAGATTTTTAATGCTTTTGCCATGTGTCCCTTCGATGAGGTAAAAGTAGTTATACTGGGGCAGGACCCTTACCACGGGCCAAACCAGGCAAACGGGCTTGCTTTTTCTGTGAGCGATAAAGTGCGTACACCGCCTTCTCTTATTAATATTTTCAAAGAAATTAAGTCTGACCTGGGAAAAGACCTACCGCCAACGGGTAACCTGGAGCGCTGGGCAAAACAGGGGGTGCTGTTACTAAATGCCACACTTACAGTAAGGGCCGGAGCAGCGGGTTCTCATCAGAAAAAAGGATGGGAAGATTTTACCGATGCCGTTATAAAGCAGGTAAACGACCGAAAGGAAGGAGTAGTGTTTATGTTGTGGGGTGCCTATGCTCAAAAGAAAGGAGCCTTTATTGATGCCGGTAAGCACCTGGTATTACAGGCTGCCCATCCATCCCCTTTTGCAGCCGATAGAGGTTTCTTTGGTAGCCGCCATTTCAGTAAGGCGAACGCCTATCTGGAGTCGCAGGGAAAGGAGCCGATTGTTTGGTAG
- a CDS encoding VOC family protein codes for MKTKYLLTAFILLFFSFSFAQAQSAARPAIRLNHIAIYVQNLEKSTSFYKNVLQLEEIPEPFHDGLHTWFSMGAAGQLHLIKGANGTVERNKNDHLCFSVASIDDFIANLQNHKVKFTDWPGTAQKPTVRVDGVKQIYFQDPDGHWIEINNDFR; via the coding sequence ATGAAGACAAAGTACCTGCTTACAGCCTTTATCCTGCTATTTTTTTCCTTCTCGTTTGCGCAGGCACAATCAGCGGCCAGACCAGCTATACGCCTGAACCACATTGCTATATATGTACAGAACCTGGAAAAGAGTACTTCTTTTTATAAAAATGTACTTCAATTGGAAGAAATACCGGAGCCCTTCCACGATGGTTTGCATACCTGGTTTAGCATGGGTGCAGCCGGACAGCTTCATTTGATAAAAGGGGCAAATGGTACTGTTGAACGGAACAAGAATGACCATTTATGCTTCAGTGTGGCTTCTATTGACGATTTTATAGCTAACCTTCAGAACCATAAGGTAAAATTTACAGATTGGCCCGGCACAGCTCAGAAACCCACTGTGCGTGTAGACGGTGTAAAACAGATCTATTTCCAGGACCCCGACGGCCACTGGATAGAAATAAACAACGACTTTAGGTAG
- a CDS encoding MBL fold metallo-hydrolase, whose translation MSVAITSLNSGSNGNCYYIGNQQEAVLVDVGISCLETEKRMRRLGLSMHKVKAIFVSHEHSDHIKGVPVLARKYKIPVYITADTLNYARLSFDKVELLSFCAYAPVQVGSFTVTAFPKFHDAADPHSFIVSCGDVTIGVFTDIGAPCDHVIQHFQTCHAVFLEANYDEKMLEQGRYPYHLKKRIRGGHGHLSNRQALNLFTGYKPAFMSHVLLSHLSKDNNSTDLVYELFNKYAEGTEVVVASRFEETPVYHITCTGTALPPKLQQKPTQLSLWG comes from the coding sequence ATGTCAGTAGCCATCACATCTTTAAATTCGGGAAGCAATGGGAATTGTTATTATATCGGAAACCAGCAGGAGGCCGTGCTGGTGGATGTAGGTATTTCCTGTCTTGAAACCGAGAAGCGTATGCGCCGGCTGGGCCTTTCGATGCATAAAGTAAAGGCTATTTTTGTATCGCATGAGCATTCAGATCATATTAAAGGAGTACCTGTGCTGGCCAGGAAATATAAAATTCCTGTTTATATAACAGCGGATACCCTAAACTATGCCAGGCTGTCGTTTGATAAAGTAGAATTACTCTCTTTCTGTGCCTATGCTCCTGTTCAGGTTGGCAGTTTCACTGTTACAGCCTTTCCTAAATTTCATGATGCTGCCGATCCGCACAGCTTTATCGTTTCGTGTGGCGATGTGACTATTGGCGTATTTACTGATATTGGTGCTCCCTGTGATCATGTAATTCAGCATTTCCAGACCTGCCACGCTGTATTTCTGGAAGCGAATTACGATGAGAAAATGCTGGAACAGGGCCGTTACCCGTATCACCTGAAGAAGCGGATCAGAGGCGGGCACGGACATTTATCAAACCGCCAGGCGCTGAACCTCTTTACAGGCTACAAGCCTGCTTTCATGAGCCATGTACTGCTATCACACTTATCTAAAGACAACAATTCGACTGATCTGGTTTATGAGCTGTTCAATAAGTATGCAGAAGGTACAGAAGTGGTAGTTGCCTCCCGTTTCGAAGAAACCCCCGTATATCATATTACCTGTACCGGAACCGCCTTACCACCCAAACTACAGCAAAAGCCAACCCAACTCAGCCTTTGGGGATAG
- a CDS encoding LLM class flavin-dependent oxidoreductase, which translates to MSSNKKQLADTALSVLDLVPVLAGKTIHDSFTNSLNLAQQAEQFGYKRYWLAEHHNMAGIASSATSVLIGFIAGGTSTIRVGSGGIMLPNHAPLVVAEQFGTLEALYPGRIDLGLGRAPGSDQLTAMALRRDLRGAGEDFPENVQELRNYLGPHDPTARVRAVPGEGSDIPVWILGSSTFGAQLAGILGLPYAFASHFAPTSLHAALKVYRDSFQPSEQLQEPYAMACVNVVAADTDEEAQHLATTLYLSFLNVIRGTPNKMSPPVESLDEHWDANERYAVQQMLRYSFIGGPATIEQGLQSFLDETQVDELMVTSHIYDHAARVHSYKLLSEITKAVAK; encoded by the coding sequence ATGAGTAGCAATAAAAAACAACTGGCCGATACAGCTTTATCTGTACTCGACCTGGTACCTGTTTTGGCAGGTAAAACAATACATGATTCGTTTACGAACAGCCTTAACCTGGCACAGCAGGCAGAACAGTTCGGCTATAAGCGTTACTGGCTTGCCGAGCACCACAATATGGCCGGTATCGCCAGTTCTGCCACATCCGTTCTGATTGGCTTTATAGCCGGCGGAACTTCCACTATCCGGGTAGGTTCGGGAGGCATTATGCTTCCGAACCATGCGCCGCTTGTTGTGGCAGAGCAGTTCGGAACCCTCGAAGCCTTGTATCCCGGAAGAATAGATTTAGGTTTGGGACGCGCTCCGGGATCTGATCAGCTAACAGCCATGGCTTTACGCCGCGATTTAAGAGGCGCCGGCGAAGATTTTCCGGAGAATGTGCAGGAGCTCCGCAATTACCTGGGTCCGCACGATCCTACAGCACGGGTAAGAGCAGTGCCTGGTGAAGGTTCTGACATACCTGTCTGGATACTTGGCTCCAGCACATTCGGCGCACAACTGGCAGGCATACTCGGTTTACCATACGCGTTTGCCAGCCACTTTGCACCTACCAGCCTGCATGCGGCCCTGAAGGTATACCGCGATAGCTTTCAGCCATCGGAGCAGCTACAGGAGCCCTATGCCATGGCTTGTGTTAATGTTGTGGCAGCCGATACCGACGAAGAAGCCCAGCACCTCGCAACCACTCTATACCTGTCTTTTCTGAATGTGATCAGGGGCACACCGAATAAAATGTCGCCGCCTGTCGAGAGCCTCGACGAGCACTGGGATGCCAACGAACGTTATGCCGTGCAGCAGATGCTCCGCTATTCTTTTATAGGCGGACCGGCTACTATCGAGCAGGGCCTGCAAAGCTTCCTGGATGAGACACAGGTAGATGAGCTTATGGTTACTTCTCATATCTACGATCATGCTGCCAGGGTACATTCTTATAAACTGCTTTCTGAGATTACCAAGGCAGTAGCAAAATAA
- a CDS encoding glycoside hydrolase family 97 protein: MKHRLFLLVFLIGYSGGVFAQDYTVQSPDGKIKATVDVKDKITYAVTHEADQVIAPSPISLKLTTGETLGAKPRVRNTKRNTVNQTIQAPIYKKAQVTDHYNELVLNFNGDYSVIFRAYNDGVAYRFATSRKKDFTVEGEEATFNFNADYKAIVPYVKQYEKNSIEQQFWNSYENTYTHAPLSGLDPERLAFLPLVVEVANGKKVCITESDLESYPGMYLINRNGQNSLTGVFAPYPKTIEQGGHNQLQLLVKERENYIAKAKGTRNFPWRAIIIAAQDKELANNDMVYKLASASRVKDASWINPGKVAWDWWNDWNIAGVDFKSGVNNPTYKYYIDFASANNIEYVILDEGWAVNLQADLMQVVPEINLEELLSYAKQKNVGIILWAGYHAFDRDMEKVAKHYAAMGVKGFKVDFMDRDDQMAVDFYYRAAETGARHKLLIDFHGAYKPTGLQRTYPNVINFEGVHGLEQMKWSAPEVDQVTYDVTIPFIRMLAGPMDYTQGAMRNASKGNYRPINSEPMSQGTRCRQLAEYVIFESPLNMLADNPSVYMKEPESTKFIASVPEVWDNTIALEGKIAEHVALARRKGDVWYVGALTNWDAREMELDLSFLGDGNYRAEVFRDGVNANRTGSDYKHETIEIPQNRKLKIAMAPGGGYVARIFKQ, encoded by the coding sequence ATGAAGCACAGGTTATTTCTGTTAGTCTTTCTGATAGGCTATAGCGGCGGTGTATTTGCCCAAGACTATACCGTACAATCTCCCGATGGCAAGATAAAGGCAACAGTAGATGTAAAAGATAAAATTACATACGCTGTTACGCATGAAGCAGATCAGGTAATTGCTCCCTCTCCAATTTCCTTGAAACTTACTACCGGAGAAACGCTCGGGGCAAAACCCAGGGTACGCAACACAAAGCGTAATACTGTAAACCAAACCATCCAGGCCCCGATTTATAAAAAAGCCCAGGTTACCGATCATTACAACGAGCTGGTATTAAACTTTAACGGTGATTACAGTGTGATATTCAGGGCGTACAACGATGGGGTTGCCTACCGCTTTGCCACCTCCAGAAAAAAAGACTTTACAGTAGAGGGCGAAGAAGCAACTTTTAACTTTAATGCCGATTATAAAGCCATTGTGCCTTATGTAAAGCAGTATGAGAAAAACTCAATTGAGCAACAGTTCTGGAATTCGTATGAAAACACCTATACCCACGCACCACTTTCCGGGCTGGATCCGGAAAGGCTGGCTTTTTTACCTTTGGTAGTGGAAGTAGCCAATGGCAAGAAAGTCTGTATCACTGAATCTGACCTGGAAAGTTATCCTGGCATGTACCTGATCAACAGGAACGGCCAAAACAGTTTAACAGGTGTATTTGCACCTTACCCGAAAACCATAGAGCAAGGCGGCCATAACCAGTTGCAGTTACTCGTGAAAGAGCGTGAAAACTACATCGCCAAAGCCAAAGGTACCCGCAACTTCCCCTGGCGTGCAATTATAATAGCGGCGCAGGACAAAGAACTTGCTAACAATGATATGGTGTACAAACTGGCTTCTGCCTCCCGTGTAAAAGATGCGTCCTGGATAAACCCGGGCAAAGTAGCCTGGGACTGGTGGAACGACTGGAACATAGCGGGTGTAGACTTTAAATCGGGGGTAAACAACCCGACTTATAAATATTACATTGATTTTGCATCTGCCAACAACATCGAGTACGTGATCCTGGATGAAGGCTGGGCTGTAAATCTGCAGGCTGATCTGATGCAGGTGGTACCGGAAATAAACCTGGAAGAATTACTTAGCTATGCTAAGCAAAAGAATGTCGGTATTATTCTTTGGGCCGGCTACCACGCTTTTGACCGCGACATGGAAAAGGTGGCCAAGCATTATGCAGCCATGGGCGTAAAAGGATTTAAAGTTGACTTTATGGATCGGGACGACCAGATGGCCGTGGATTTTTACTACAGAGCCGCCGAGACAGGAGCCCGCCATAAATTACTGATCGATTTTCATGGTGCCTACAAACCAACCGGTTTGCAGAGAACTTATCCGAACGTGATCAATTTTGAAGGTGTACACGGTTTGGAGCAAATGAAGTGGTCGGCCCCCGAGGTAGACCAGGTAACATACGATGTAACCATACCCTTTATACGCATGCTGGCTGGCCCAATGGATTATACACAAGGTGCCATGCGCAATGCCTCCAAAGGAAACTATCGCCCGATCAACTCCGAGCCGATGAGCCAGGGCACACGTTGCCGGCAACTGGCAGAATATGTAATTTTTGAATCTCCGCTCAACATGCTGGCCGATAATCCATCCGTTTATATGAAAGAACCCGAAAGCACAAAATTCATTGCTTCGGTACCGGAAGTCTGGGACAATACAATAGCCCTGGAAGGAAAAATTGCTGAGCACGTGGCACTGGCCCGCCGCAAAGGAGATGTATGGTATGTTGGTGCACTTACCAACTGGGATGCCAGAGAAATGGAGCTGGACCTGTCTTTTTTAGGGGATGGCAACTACAGAGCAGAGGTTTTCAGAGACGGTGTGAATGCGAACCGTACCGGCTCCGACTATAAACATGAAACCATAGAAATTCCGCAGAACAGGAAGCTGAAAATTGCTATGGCGCCAGGAGGAGGCTACGTAGCCAGGATTTTTAAACAATAA